Proteins co-encoded in one uncultured Draconibacterium sp. genomic window:
- a CDS encoding helix-turn-helix transcriptional regulator translates to MKDRIKNFIEAKGISAGELATVLDVQRSNISHILNGRNKPGASFIEKLLLEYPDLNARWLLTGEGSMFNEGVPTNNSSQQKLPITEEVTKQMPSIEKPMQKNTIEEENIAGPMTIPDSDIDKMIIIYRDGTFNIFKQR, encoded by the coding sequence ATGAAAGACCGAATAAAAAATTTTATCGAAGCAAAGGGTATCTCAGCTGGAGAACTGGCAACAGTTCTGGATGTGCAACGATCTAATATCTCACACATTCTTAATGGAAGAAATAAACCAGGTGCCTCATTCATTGAAAAACTACTTTTAGAATACCCTGACTTAAATGCCCGTTGGTTGCTTACCGGTGAAGGAAGCATGTTTAATGAGGGCGTCCCTACGAACAACAGTTCTCAACAAAAACTTCCCATTACAGAAGAGGTCACAAAACAAATGCCTTCTATAGAAAAGCCAATGCAAAAGAACACTATTGAGGAAGAGAATATTGCAGGACCGATGACAATTCCTGACAGTGATATAGATAAAATGATTATTATATATCGCGATGGTACTTTTAATATATTTAAACAACGCTAA
- a CDS encoding LuxR C-terminal-related transcriptional regulator, translated as MWIKILAYTITFIVSAGISAVGILLAYQQYQQNKKPIFTTLLYQQIFLFSFLFYGVWGNISLRLVIADLNISDELSAKLAVFIPIIGIPFMVVSWFMLLKFANNVNGRRLTKSFIFSFFPTFVVMAFVLIFLIQKGYILLPQNADLFVVRILVLLNLIVQLFFLLPFFRKTKNAHLLKETGLDRNRVLIIFGGTVLYSGLMFFFNQFGYISTCIALVILFASNLALPAIIRYKNQPVNENENMDFQSFCSFYEISKREAEIIQEICSGKSNKAIADKLFITLQTVKDHNHRIYTKTGVKSRVQLANLVREKTGEN; from the coding sequence ATGTGGATAAAAATTTTAGCATACACTATTACATTTATTGTTTCTGCCGGAATTTCGGCTGTGGGAATATTACTTGCATACCAACAATACCAGCAAAATAAGAAGCCAATTTTCACGACTCTACTGTATCAGCAAATATTTCTTTTCTCCTTTCTATTTTATGGAGTTTGGGGAAATATTAGTCTGCGTTTAGTTATTGCTGATTTAAATATTAGTGATGAATTGAGTGCCAAATTAGCCGTATTTATCCCAATTATTGGAATTCCATTTATGGTAGTAAGTTGGTTTATGCTTTTAAAGTTCGCCAACAATGTTAACGGACGCCGATTGACAAAATCGTTCATTTTTAGCTTCTTTCCTACTTTTGTAGTGATGGCTTTCGTCCTCATTTTTCTTATTCAGAAAGGATATATTCTTTTACCGCAGAATGCAGATCTTTTTGTTGTGCGCATTTTAGTGCTGCTAAACCTGATTGTTCAGTTGTTTTTTCTGCTACCATTTTTCAGAAAAACAAAAAATGCCCATTTATTGAAAGAAACGGGTCTCGACAGAAATAGGGTCTTGATCATTTTTGGTGGCACCGTACTTTATTCCGGCTTGATGTTTTTTTTCAACCAATTTGGATACATATCTACCTGTATTGCTTTAGTTATATTGTTTGCGAGCAACCTGGCTCTTCCGGCAATTATTCGCTATAAAAATCAACCGGTAAACGAAAATGAAAACATGGATTTTCAGTCGTTTTGCAGCTTTTATGAAATATCGAAACGTGAAGCTGAGATCATTCAGGAGATTTGTAGCGGAAAATCGAATAAAGCAATCGCCGATAAATTATTCATCACCTTGCAAACGGTAAAAGATCATAATCACCGTATTTACACTAAAACGGGAGTAAAAAGCAGGGTTCAACTGGCAAATCTGGTTCGCGAAAAAACCGGTGAAAATTAA
- a CDS encoding energy transducer TonB, translated as MRSFVLIIFGLVLTMSVFAQENNKEKEVFVIVEDMPVYPGGDEALRDDIAALVKYPTAAKEKGIQGKVYITFIVNKKGKIEGTKIARGVDPSLDKEALRVMNALDKTWKPGKQKGKAVKVSYTVPINFALNGGAAKEKRIARGEGANAVFFIVEDMPEFPGGDEALRKYIANAINYPDFAKKEGIEGKVYVSFVVEKDGSVGDAKIERGVDPSLDKEALRVVKALPIWKPGKQRGEAVRVQYTVPINFALD; from the coding sequence ATGAGGAGTTTTGTTTTGATAATTTTCGGGTTGGTGCTGACAATGAGTGTATTCGCACAAGAGAACAATAAGGAAAAAGAAGTATTTGTTATTGTTGAAGATATGCCTGTATATCCTGGGGGCGACGAAGCTTTGCGTGATGATATTGCAGCGTTGGTAAAATACCCCACAGCAGCTAAAGAGAAAGGTATACAAGGTAAAGTGTATATTACTTTTATAGTAAATAAGAAGGGGAAAATCGAAGGGACAAAAATAGCCCGTGGTGTTGATCCGTCGCTAGATAAAGAGGCATTGCGGGTTATGAATGCGCTGGATAAAACATGGAAGCCTGGAAAACAAAAAGGAAAGGCAGTAAAGGTTAGTTATACTGTTCCAATTAATTTTGCCCTGAATGGAGGAGCAGCTAAAGAGAAAAGAATCGCAAGAGGAGAAGGAGCTAATGCTGTATTTTTTATTGTGGAAGACATGCCCGAATTCCCGGGAGGCGACGAAGCCTTAAGAAAGTACATTGCCAATGCAATCAATTATCCCGATTTTGCTAAAAAAGAAGGTATCGAGGGCAAAGTGTATGTTTCGTTTGTTGTTGAAAAAGACGGATCGGTTGGTGATGCTAAAATTGAACGTGGAGTTGATCCATCGTTAGATAAAGAGGCACTTCGGGTGGTAAAAGCCTTGCCAATCTGGAAACCGGGAAAACAACGTGGAGAAGCGGTTCGTGTTCAGTATACTGTTCCTATAAATTTCGCCTTGGATTAA
- a CDS encoding BlaI/MecI/CopY family transcriptional regulator translates to MKELTKAEEQVMQLLWKLEKAFVKDVIEEMPVPKPAYNTVSTIIRILEKKGFVGHNAYGKTHEYYPLISRKEYTRSFMKNFMRNYFSGSFQEMVSFFAKEDNMSLSELDELMKDVKRDIENENREPDE, encoded by the coding sequence ATGAAGGAACTTACCAAAGCCGAAGAGCAGGTGATGCAGTTACTCTGGAAACTTGAAAAAGCATTTGTAAAAGACGTTATTGAAGAAATGCCTGTTCCGAAACCCGCATATAATACGGTTTCTACTATTATCCGCATTTTGGAAAAGAAAGGTTTTGTGGGACACAATGCCTATGGTAAAACACACGAATATTATCCTTTAATTTCGAGAAAAGAATATACCCGTTCGTTTATGAAGAACTTTATGCGAAATTATTTTAGTGGATCGTTTCAGGAAATGGTTTCGTTTTTTGCCAAGGAAGACAACATGAGTTTATCGGAACTGGATGAGTTGATGAAGGATGTGAAACGCGATATAGAAAACGAAAACCGGGAGCCCGATGAATAA
- a CDS encoding M56 family metallopeptidase yields MNNLVNFIIESGISLSLLALIYMLFLRKETFFRLNRLFLLFSILFSVILPFLHFRVYAPQSNMLAEVTVTPYRNVLEAVTIYGQDLSGAMVKSISSSKIIILIYLLGLTFFLGRMIFRIIQILLIISRNEVQNIDNYRFVMVDKEFSPFSFLGYIFINPNRRKESGYEKMVTHEMEHIKQGHTFDVLILEILTVFQWFNPFMWLLKRAIRENHEYLADHAVLNSGISSAQYKQLLLSQAVGMQFDIANNFNSSLIKKRIYMISKIRSSKLANLKYILGFVSLLALVVIFACEQKETQQVTKVEDSNDRKITVRLVDDGMKLEGSKEDLEFLHALLNKKSKYEFDTDSTGAVFLLKSKEQKPRQLEEEEQVFFIVEDMPEFPGGDIALRKYIANSIKYPEISIENGIQGKVYVSFVVTKDGTIANAKIARGVDPSIDKEALRVVNTLPKWKPGYQRGEPVNVSYTVPINFVLQ; encoded by the coding sequence ATGAATAATTTAGTAAATTTTATTATCGAATCGGGAATAAGCTTGTCGTTGCTGGCACTTATTTACATGTTGTTTTTACGGAAAGAAACATTTTTCCGTTTAAACAGGCTTTTCCTGCTTTTTTCAATTTTGTTTTCCGTCATACTACCATTTCTGCATTTTCGGGTTTATGCACCGCAATCAAACATGCTGGCCGAAGTTACGGTAACTCCCTACCGTAATGTTTTAGAGGCGGTTACCATTTATGGGCAGGATCTTTCCGGAGCAATGGTAAAATCAATCAGCTCAAGCAAAATCATCATTCTTATTTATTTGTTGGGTTTAACCTTCTTCCTCGGAAGAATGATTTTTCGGATCATTCAGATTTTGTTGATCATTTCTAGGAATGAGGTTCAAAATATTGATAATTACCGTTTTGTTATGGTTGATAAGGAATTTAGTCCCTTTTCATTTTTGGGGTATATCTTCATCAATCCGAATAGAAGAAAGGAATCGGGTTACGAAAAAATGGTGACTCATGAAATGGAACACATTAAACAAGGACATACATTTGATGTGCTGATTCTTGAAATTCTTACTGTTTTTCAGTGGTTTAACCCGTTTATGTGGCTGTTAAAACGTGCCATCCGCGAAAACCACGAATACCTGGCCGACCATGCGGTGCTGAATTCAGGGATCAGTTCTGCTCAGTATAAACAATTACTTTTAAGTCAGGCGGTTGGAATGCAGTTTGATATTGCAAATAATTTCAATTCGTCGCTGATTAAAAAAAGGATTTACATGATTTCAAAAATCAGGTCTTCAAAATTGGCCAACCTGAAATATATTTTAGGATTTGTTTCGCTGCTGGCTTTGGTTGTAATTTTTGCATGTGAACAAAAAGAAACACAGCAGGTGACAAAAGTTGAGGATAGTAATGATCGGAAAATTACGGTTCGCCTGGTCGACGATGGCATGAAACTGGAGGGAAGTAAGGAAGATCTGGAATTTTTACATGCCTTGCTAAATAAAAAAAGTAAATACGAATTTGATACGGATAGTACGGGCGCTGTTTTTCTATTAAAAAGCAAAGAACAAAAGCCGCGTCAGCTGGAGGAAGAAGAGCAGGTGTTTTTTATAGTAGAAGATATGCCGGAATTTCCGGGTGGCGATATCGCGTTGCGTAAGTACATTGCCAATTCGATCAAATATCCGGAGATTTCTATTGAGAATGGCATACAAGGTAAGGTTTATGTAAGTTTTGTAGTCACTAAAGATGGCACAATTGCAAATGCAAAAATCGCCCGGGGAGTTGATCCTTCAATAGATAAAGAGGCGCTGCGGGTGGTAAATACCTTACCAAAATGGAAACCGGGATATCAGCGCGGAGAACCAGTTAACGTGAGCTATACCGTACCAATTAATTTTGTTCTTCAATAA
- a CDS encoding DUF2817 domain-containing protein, translated as MSDNPTNTIELIKKPSNKVHAKTILIIGVFHGEEPQGEFVIKRYLENGNLSDTKNHLFFIPCLNPWGKERGVRVNQNGVDLNRNYPTKNWIETEKNEYYSGKHAASEITTRQMTELLDNLKPDIILTLHAPLKCVNYDGPAKKLAEKIAEFCNYPVVADLGYPTPGSFGTYCGVERNIPTITLEYDDMEDYESIYKKTEKVFDWLAGY; from the coding sequence ATGAGTGATAATCCAACCAACACAATTGAATTAATTAAGAAACCTTCGAATAAAGTACACGCTAAAACAATACTTATAATTGGCGTTTTTCATGGCGAGGAACCTCAGGGCGAATTTGTGATCAAAAGATATCTTGAAAACGGAAATCTTTCTGACACTAAGAATCACCTGTTTTTTATTCCCTGTTTAAATCCCTGGGGGAAAGAGCGCGGCGTTCGTGTAAATCAAAACGGTGTTGATTTAAACCGCAATTACCCCACTAAAAATTGGATTGAAACCGAAAAAAATGAATATTACTCCGGGAAGCATGCTGCTTCGGAAATTACAACCCGCCAAATGACCGAATTACTGGATAATTTAAAACCCGACATTATACTTACGCTGCACGCCCCTTTAAAATGCGTTAATTATGATGGCCCGGCAAAAAAGCTAGCAGAAAAAATTGCTGAATTCTGCAATTATCCGGTGGTTGCTGATTTGGGTTATCCTACGCCAGGCTCTTTTGGAACCTACTGCGGAGTAGAGCGAAATATTCCAACCATTACGCTGGAATATGACGACATGGAAGATTACGAAAGTATTTATAAGAAAACAGAAAAAGTTTTTGACTGGCTGGCTGGTTATTAG
- a CDS encoding amidohydrolase — protein MKSARNNMENLKITIIQPDIIWENPDANLEKYSKWLDNIEATDVIILPEMFTTGFSMHPEALNESMEGKSVKWMQQIASDKNAAVVGSLIIGDDEKVYNRALWVFPDGKIESYDKRHLYSMGQEHLHYSTGKEKLIVEYKGWKFCPQICYDLRFPVFARNLEDYDVVFYMANWPSPRHNVWKNLLISRAIENQAYCFGINRVGIDGTGINYLGDSACISPKGIAAFIGENETLKTFEISYSELHNFRRKFPLLSDRDNFKIL, from the coding sequence ATGAAATCTGCGAGAAACAATATGGAAAACCTGAAAATAACCATCATACAACCCGATATTATATGGGAAAATCCAGACGCAAACCTGGAAAAATATTCCAAATGGCTTGATAACATTGAAGCGACAGATGTAATTATTCTTCCGGAGATGTTTACAACCGGCTTTTCCATGCACCCTGAAGCATTAAATGAATCGATGGAAGGAAAGTCTGTAAAATGGATGCAGCAAATAGCTTCTGATAAAAATGCAGCAGTAGTTGGAAGCCTTATCATTGGAGATGATGAAAAGGTTTATAACCGCGCGCTTTGGGTATTTCCTGATGGAAAAATTGAATCGTACGATAAACGCCATTTGTACAGCATGGGGCAGGAGCATTTGCATTACTCTACCGGAAAAGAAAAATTAATCGTCGAATACAAAGGCTGGAAATTCTGTCCACAAATTTGTTACGATTTGCGTTTCCCTGTGTTTGCCCGAAACCTGGAAGATTACGATGTTGTTTTTTATATGGCTAACTGGCCATCGCCACGTCATAATGTTTGGAAAAATCTACTCATATCAAGAGCTATTGAAAATCAGGCCTATTGTTTTGGAATAAATCGTGTTGGAATCGATGGTACAGGTATAAACTATTTGGGCGATTCTGCATGTATATCTCCTAAAGGAATTGCAGCGTTTATTGGAGAAAATGAAACGCTTAAAACTTTTGAAATTTCCTATTCCGAATTACATAATTTCAGACGAAAATTCCCCTTACTTTCTGACCGCGATAATTTTAAAATCCTTTAA
- a CDS encoding Hsp20/alpha crystallin family protein, with translation MNLVRFENPRYNVNRTLVDELFNNFLKNDYHENYVSNGGISPATNVFETEKEFKVEVVLPGFVKEDLQLNVHKNVLTVKVEKEEKENDETYKYAHREFSAKSFEKKYRLPKSVDADNISAKFENGILNIELPKKEEALEKEPVEIKVS, from the coding sequence ATGAATTTAGTAAGATTTGAAAACCCACGTTACAATGTAAACAGAACTTTAGTTGATGAGTTATTTAACAATTTCCTGAAAAATGATTATCACGAAAACTATGTGAGCAATGGTGGTATATCGCCTGCAACCAACGTTTTTGAAACAGAAAAAGAATTTAAAGTTGAAGTAGTATTACCAGGTTTTGTAAAAGAGGATCTTCAGCTGAATGTTCATAAAAATGTATTGACTGTAAAGGTTGAGAAAGAAGAAAAAGAAAACGACGAGACCTACAAGTATGCTCACCGGGAGTTTAGCGCTAAAAGTTTCGAAAAGAAATATCGCTTGCCAAAATCGGTTGATGCAGACAATATTAGCGCGAAATTTGAAAATGGAATTCTAAACATTGAACTTCCAAAGAAAGAAGAAGCGCTTGAGAAAGAGCCCGTTGAGATTAAAGTGTCATAA
- the trmD gene encoding tRNA (guanosine(37)-N1)-methyltransferase TrmD, translating to MRIDIITVLPEIIESPFQHSIIKRAQDKGLTEIHIHNLRDYSEDKHRRVDDYSFGKGAGMVMAIQPIEKAIETLKAERDYDEIIFTTPDGEVFDQQEANKLSLKKNLIILCGHYKGIDQRIRDTYITKEISVGDFVLTGGELAAAIITDAVVRLLPGVLSDETSALTDSFQDYLLSPPIYTRPAEYKGMKVPEVLRSGNDKLVDDWKHDQAIKRTKKLRPDLYKKYLGEE from the coding sequence ATGAGGATTGATATTATAACAGTTTTGCCGGAAATTATTGAGAGTCCGTTTCAACATTCCATAATTAAGCGGGCACAGGATAAAGGACTGACAGAAATCCATATTCATAATTTACGCGATTATTCGGAAGACAAACACCGACGTGTTGATGATTATTCGTTTGGCAAAGGCGCAGGCATGGTAATGGCAATTCAACCGATTGAAAAAGCCATTGAAACATTAAAAGCTGAGCGCGATTATGATGAGATAATTTTCACTACACCTGATGGAGAAGTTTTTGATCAACAAGAAGCAAATAAACTCTCGCTAAAGAAGAATTTAATCATTCTTTGTGGTCATTATAAAGGCATTGATCAGCGAATTCGGGACACTTACATCACAAAAGAAATTTCGGTTGGCGATTTTGTGTTAACCGGTGGCGAACTTGCCGCAGCAATAATAACTGATGCCGTTGTTCGCCTTTTGCCTGGTGTACTTTCAGATGAAACCTCTGCCCTCACCGATTCATTCCAGGACTACCTGTTAAGTCCCCCCATTTATACACGTCCGGCTGAATATAAAGGCATGAAAGTTCCTGAAGTTTTACGCAGTGGGAACGATAAACTGGTTGACGACTGGAAACATGATCAAGCCATTAAACGCACAAAAAAATTACGCCCCGATTTGTATAAAAAATACTTAGGAGAAGAATAA
- a CDS encoding energy transducer TonB: protein MECKKTQKADLEGKRNTFFLVGLVVALGTMLVAFEWTTSPKKADSLGMIQSFDIEEEIIPITREPEVKPPPPPPPPKVIEVLNIVDDDIEIEDELMIEDTEADDETIIEVQPIVESMGEEEETVDEIFVIVEESPEFPGGTRALYQYINSHVRYPVIAQENGIQGKVYVKFVVDENGNVDNAEVLRPVDASLDKEALRVINSLPRFKPGKQRGKPVKVYYNAQITFRLE from the coding sequence ATGGAATGTAAAAAAACACAGAAAGCAGATCTGGAAGGAAAACGAAACACCTTCTTTTTAGTTGGTTTAGTAGTTGCACTGGGAACCATGTTAGTGGCATTTGAGTGGACAACCTCGCCTAAAAAAGCTGATTCCCTGGGAATGATTCAATCGTTTGACATTGAGGAAGAAATTATTCCGATTACACGCGAACCGGAAGTGAAACCGCCGCCACCACCGCCACCTCCCAAAGTAATTGAGGTACTCAATATTGTTGACGACGATATTGAAATAGAAGACGAACTTATGATTGAGGATACTGAAGCTGATGACGAAACGATTATTGAAGTACAGCCGATAGTGGAAAGTATGGGGGAAGAAGAAGAGACCGTTGATGAAATATTTGTGATTGTAGAAGAGTCTCCTGAATTTCCGGGCGGTACCAGGGCTTTGTATCAGTACATCAATTCACATGTGCGTTATCCGGTAATTGCACAGGAAAACGGAATACAGGGAAAAGTATATGTAAAGTTTGTTGTTGATGAAAATGGCAATGTAGACAATGCGGAAGTGTTGCGACCGGTAGATGCTTCGCTGGATAAAGAAGCGTTGCGCGTAATAAACAGCTTGCCACGTTTTAAACCCGGGAAACAGCGCGGGAAACCGGTTAAGGTATATTATAATGCACAAATTACATTTAGGCTGGAGTAA
- a CDS encoding PD-(D/E)XK nuclease family protein: MERFLSQCAKFIYQKHQNELKDICVVFPNRRAGVFFTHYLQKTVAGAAIGPNTTTINELMASYSSMQKGEKLQLISLLYDVFLKHTKTTETFDEFYFWGEILLADFNDIDRYLVKAKDLFTNISDLKEIESVFDYLTDEQKKALEQFWGSMAVVDKMGFKEKYISIWDKLYPVYQDFKQQLVEKQLAYPGMQDREVAENLESEEKEFPFKKYYIVGLNALNACEKKFFKHLQSLGKAEFLWDFDESYLSDKQNEAGHFLRSNLIEFPQPESFNLDKTCLSKPKNMKMVAVSSVYGQAQQIPNFLDETKKSYKKEFDNTAIVLADESLLFSALGAVPANIDKVNVTMGYSVRNSVVYGFLMLLVTLLKNKRKEDDNYVAYYRYVTDVLNHQLLGDTASEACKRYINQLKNYNRITVPLAEINFSPLHKQIFTLPEKTADYSEYFLNVLAAFYGHLKDTEIDNAMLLELIYSIYQAIEKLKAVVDDVLSEQQREISEAVYFRLFSQYLGQVSVAFEGEPLSGMQVMGILETRCLDFENLIILGLNENKWPRKFTAPSFIPFNIRLGFGLPGIDEQDAMYAYYFYRLIQRAKNITSTYSVVKEGIGTGELSRYGYQLQYDSVHKPAMMNLDFSFSNDPAENIRIKSSKEIVAKLLANNSEDHPLSPSAINTYLNCKLKFYYQYVVRLPEPEEVKEEIDGVVFGNIFHDTLEELYKPYVGRVVEKSNIEKIQKDRIWLENEVTKQIAVHYLKKKLPLKGEIKLEGKTLLIFENAITYLRQLLRIDKKMAPFTVVSLEQRYKRWINAGDNKICVGGMIDRVDHADGVTRVLDYKTGNVKTTKFYKIEDLFVRDAKDPKKEILQALIYSWGLAKETSSAEIQAAIYPLRSLFAENFEAAVKMSNKDFFFDEVAEEFEGELAGLVSEIFSEENEFSQTEHDKKCEYCAYRGICRRF; encoded by the coding sequence ATGGAACGATTTCTCTCGCAATGCGCCAAATTTATTTATCAAAAACATCAAAACGAGTTAAAGGATATTTGTGTGGTTTTTCCTAACCGCAGAGCGGGTGTTTTTTTTACTCATTATCTGCAGAAAACTGTTGCTGGTGCGGCTATTGGCCCCAATACGACCACGATAAATGAATTGATGGCATCGTATTCGTCCATGCAAAAAGGCGAGAAACTACAGCTGATTTCTTTACTTTATGATGTATTTCTAAAACATACTAAAACCACCGAAACCTTTGATGAATTCTATTTTTGGGGAGAAATTCTGCTGGCCGATTTTAACGATATCGATCGTTACCTCGTAAAAGCCAAAGATCTGTTTACCAATATTTCTGATCTGAAAGAGATTGAATCGGTTTTTGATTACCTCACCGATGAGCAGAAAAAGGCGCTGGAGCAGTTTTGGGGAAGTATGGCGGTTGTGGATAAAATGGGGTTTAAGGAAAAATATATATCCATTTGGGATAAGTTGTATCCCGTTTACCAGGATTTTAAACAGCAGCTGGTCGAAAAACAACTGGCTTATCCCGGGATGCAGGATCGGGAAGTGGCTGAAAATCTGGAAAGTGAAGAAAAAGAATTTCCTTTTAAAAAATATTATATCGTAGGATTAAATGCTCTAAACGCATGCGAGAAAAAATTCTTCAAACATCTGCAAAGTTTGGGAAAGGCTGAGTTTTTATGGGATTTCGACGAATCGTATCTTAGCGATAAACAAAATGAAGCAGGTCATTTTTTACGAAGCAACCTGATTGAATTTCCTCAACCTGAAAGTTTTAACCTGGATAAAACTTGTTTATCCAAACCAAAAAACATGAAAATGGTTGCTGTTTCGTCGGTATACGGGCAGGCGCAACAGATTCCTAATTTTCTGGACGAAACAAAAAAGTCATATAAAAAGGAGTTTGACAATACAGCGATTGTGTTAGCCGATGAAAGTTTGTTGTTTTCAGCACTGGGAGCAGTCCCCGCAAATATCGACAAGGTAAATGTTACAATGGGGTATTCGGTGCGTAATTCTGTGGTTTATGGCTTTTTAATGTTACTGGTAACACTGCTGAAGAACAAACGAAAAGAAGACGATAATTATGTGGCTTATTATCGTTATGTAACCGATGTTTTAAATCATCAGTTGCTGGGCGACACTGCGAGTGAGGCTTGTAAAAGGTACATTAACCAGTTGAAAAATTACAACCGAATTACGGTGCCACTGGCCGAAATTAATTTCTCTCCATTGCACAAACAAATATTTACACTGCCGGAAAAAACAGCGGATTACAGCGAGTACTTTTTAAATGTGCTTGCTGCTTTTTATGGTCATTTAAAAGATACTGAAATTGACAATGCGATGCTGTTGGAGCTGATCTATTCCATTTATCAAGCGATTGAAAAGCTAAAAGCCGTTGTTGATGATGTGTTGAGTGAGCAGCAGCGTGAAATTAGCGAGGCTGTTTATTTCAGGCTTTTTTCGCAGTATCTTGGGCAGGTTTCGGTGGCTTTTGAAGGAGAACCTTTGAGCGGCATGCAGGTGATGGGGATTTTGGAAACCCGTTGTCTTGATTTTGAAAACCTGATTATTCTTGGCCTGAATGAAAATAAATGGCCACGAAAATTTACGGCACCGTCGTTTATTCCATTTAATATTCGTTTGGGATTTGGATTGCCGGGTATTGATGAGCAGGACGCTATGTATGCCTATTATTTCTATCGTCTTATTCAGCGGGCAAAAAATATTACGTCTACCTATAGTGTGGTGAAAGAGGGAATTGGAACCGGTGAACTCAGCCGTTATGGTTATCAGTTGCAATACGACTCGGTGCATAAACCGGCAATGATGAACCTCGATTTTTCGTTTTCCAACGATCCGGCAGAGAATATTCGCATAAAAAGTTCGAAAGAAATAGTAGCGAAATTGCTGGCTAATAATTCGGAGGATCATCCGCTTTCACCAAGTGCAATTAATACCTACCTGAATTGTAAGTTGAAATTTTACTATCAGTATGTGGTTCGTTTGCCCGAGCCCGAGGAAGTGAAAGAAGAAATTGACGGAGTTGTTTTTGGAAATATTTTTCACGATACTTTAGAAGAGTTATATAAGCCCTATGTAGGGCGGGTAGTTGAAAAAAGTAATATCGAGAAAATTCAGAAAGACCGTATATGGCTGGAAAATGAAGTAACCAAACAGATTGCTGTACATTATTTGAAAAAGAAACTTCCGTTAAAAGGAGAAATAAAGCTGGAAGGAAAAACCTTGCTGATTTTCGAAAATGCCATAACTTATTTGCGACAGCTTTTGAGAATTGATAAGAAAATGGCGCCATTTACTGTTGTTAGTCTGGAACAGCGCTATAAAAGATGGATAAATGCTGGCGATAATAAAATATGTGTTGGTGGTATGATCGACCGGGTTGACCATGCTGATGGCGTAACCCGGGTGCTAGACTATAAAACCGGAAATGTAAAAACTACAAAGTTTTATAAAATTGAAGATCTTTTTGTGCGTGATGCGAAAGATCCTAAAAAGGAGATTTTACAAGCTCTGATTTATTCGTGGGGATTAGCCAAAGAAACGAGTTCGGCTGAAATTCAGGCAGCCATTTATCCGCTTCGAAGTTTGTTTGCCGAAAATTTTGAGGCAGCAGTAAAGATGAGCAATAAAGACTTTTTCTTTGATGAAGTTGCTGAAGAATTTGAAGGTGAATTGGCCGGTTTAGTTTCTGAAATATTTTCGGAGGAAAACGAGTTCTCGCAAACAGAGCACGATAAAAAGTGTGAGTACTGTGCCTATCGTGGAATTTGCAGAAGGTTTTAA